The Erigeron canadensis isolate Cc75 chromosome 1, C_canadensis_v1, whole genome shotgun sequence genome segment aatgtacaagtttttaaacatgtaataagttgttagtgATAGCCCTTAGTGTTGTCATTATCGTTttccataaaataaaataaaattgtaaaatAAGGTATGCTAAAAATATTGTAGCAACAGATTACTAATGGCCACAAGCGCATATTACTGACGCCTATATAGATGTAACGATCATGcctttatttttcatcaaattctCACTTCCCAACTACTTCAACTTCTGTTCATACTCTCCATATATATCACGCTTACATACATTCCTTGTATTGTTAGGCCCCTTTTGTTTTTCACAATAAGttcatctgaatctgaataCTATTTTTGAACGTTAGGATCGGTATAGACAATCTAATTACATAATGGTGTGCTTTTGCTTTTTGGTAGACCAAACTTGCCAAGTGAGGCGTTGCAAGCCTGCAGCCGGTCTTTGTTCAAGGTGCGGTGGTGGTGCAAGTGTTGCGGATATGAAGACCGCCACGAGATTCTGCCATGTTCCCTTCTATTGGAAATCATGGAAAGCCATCATGTGTACATTTTGTGGTGCAGTTCTTAAATCTTATCACTGATGATAATAACTCATTTTTCAGTCAAAAAAAAGATTTAGTTATGCAGATGGAAGGCTTAACAAATACTAGAGTCATTATTtatgaaatttattttttaatttataattatcttCTTCTGATTTCATGTAGCTAGGTTTTATAGTTGAAATCGGcattcattaaaaataattatatgctGTTTGAGCAAGATGAGTGATCTATATGTATTGGCTTTGCATATCTTATTGAACATCTATTTGCATCTCAACttcgattttaattaattaatcattggTGCTTAATTAATGCCATTggtaccattttttttaatttttaatcttttccgctaagttttctaattttctttGTTCCCATAATGTAtggaaattcaaatatatttgaaCTTGAAACGAAGGCCGTTTACAATGAATAGGGTCAATTAAATCCACACAATCACATATTTTGATCTTTTAGTGTAGTTTTGAAGTAATTCTTGTATAGTATTATTACAAATCTATTTATCAACACAATTGACCACATTACACATTCGAGCACTTTTTGCTCTGTTTGTCCCTGATTAATTTGGAtttatagaaaacaaatacGGATATTTGAGTCAGCTAATTTGCATTGTAGAAAAAACAAATCTACGAGTTTCATGTGTGGTGTCTATTTGCATTGTAGCTAGTAATGGCAGGGGTAATGTAATCACGATATTGGATAAAAAGAGCTGGTGACATTTAGTTTGAACCAAAACTATTGAATGCAGGTAATTATAAAAGACAACACAACATGAAAATGGTTGTAATACAAGTTGGACTTTTATGTCTTCATCACAGCcaaacataatttcaagtttcaactaccgaaacatatttaatttacaccatGTGGAAATCCAACTTGCCTTGTCTATATTATAAGGCCGTAAAGAAAATAAACTGAACGTGATAAAGAATtcatgaacttaatttataaaaagaaatgaatattaaaaaaataaattaaataacgAACGAACATAAACGTAGCTTTTGTTTGTTCACGTTCGTTAATCTGTATGTGAAGTTGTGAACACAGGATagcttaatatatatcaaacattTCTTCGTTTATGCGACACTGGATAAAAAGAGCTGTTGACACCAAAACCATTGAATGCACAACGAAGGTAACCAAAGAAGACACGCAACATGAAAATGGTGTTATAAATGTGGGACATTTGATGTCTTCATCATCTGCGTAGTGCCGATCGAACGTAAATTCAACTACCTAAACATATTTAATTTGCACCATGTGAGAATCCAACTTGCCGTTAAAATTTATTAACTTTATTATCAACACATTCTAATTTATAAGGCCGTAGATAAAATAAACCGAACATTGGATAAAGTATTCGCAAATGATTACTAATGGAACGAGTATCAATAGAAAAAATCCTTACGTTTAGTTAGATGATCGTATAACATAGCTTAAATTCGTTCATTTATGTTGGTGAATTAAACGATAACGTGTTCATAAACATTAGATAGTTTGTTCTTAAACATTTATTCGTTTATGTTCGATTGTTTATATTTGTTGGCATTTGAACTCTCTTTTTCAAATtacttacaattttttttatacaggAAGATCTACAGATACAGTTTGTTGTTGGTCCgttaaatctaaaaaataatataaatttatcacAAGTGGTACAGACCCTCTAAAGAAATTTTAGTCGGTTTTGATCCTGTAATAGAGAACTTATGGACAAGTTGGAAGACTTTCTAATCAAATAGCCCTTGACAAGTTGGAAGACTTTCACAATTGCCATGGAGCCATTAACATGCTTCTTGAACAAAGCTATCACCGAGGGTCACATGAATGGGATCCAATTATCTGATGAGGGTCCAAACATTAATCATTTGTTGTATGCCGATGACGTGTTGATGTTGGGGGAATGCTTGACTCAGAATCTCATCAGTATTGTTAGGATCATGAGATATTTTGGTCTTATTTTTGGTCATAAAATGAATGTGCAAAAGTCATTATTTGGACTCGGAATTGATCAAGCGAAGGTAGAACATGTTGCTAATcagattttgtattttataggGGATCTTGGTCCTTTATTTATAGTTCTTGCATTAACCGGTCTGGAATTAGGCCATATTGGTATGAGCGGCGTTAAACGAGTCAATACTTCCATGAGCATGACTAAACTTGGATTTCTTCATCCTGGCATGGGGCATAAAACAAGATACATTCCCTCTTTCTTAATTGGGTTTCCCCCTTGGCGTGAACACGGGCCTATGTCGTTATTGGTAGCCAATCATTGACACCTTCCACAAGCGGCTCACAAAATGGAAGCCAAAAAGTTTATCAATCGAAGGTAGATTTACTTTGGTGCAATCTGTATTATCAAGTcttccattttattttttctctttgtttAAAGCCCCTGATAAAGTTATTGACCAGTTGGAACAGATCCAAAGACGGTTTTTTTGGGCAGATAAATACAACAGAAAATATATTAGCTGGGTTGCTTGGGCTGATTTCATGGCACCAAAAGAGTTGGGTGGCCTCGGTTTGGGGTCCTTGAATGGTGCCAATGTTGCATTACTCTTGAAGTGGTGGTGGCGTTTAAAACATGAGTGCACAGAATTTGGAGACAAGTGGTGGCGGCTTTACATAGAAATCCAACTGAGGATAACGATGTACCAGTCAACATGAAAATGGGAGGAATATGGAAATCAATCTTTAAAGCCAGAGTTGTATTTTCCAAAAGAAACATTGAGTTACAGCCTATGCTATGTGCAAATGAGTtcatggtgtcagatttaagaTTGAAGTTCGACTCGATTACTGGTCACAATATGCATCACAACTATCAACGGAATAACTGGGTCCCAAAGAAAGTGACCATAAGAAATTGGAGGGCAAACCGTGATAGACTCCCTACTCTAATTCAACTCAATAAGAGAGGGATTTTGATCGAGTCTTTGTCATGTGTTAGGTGTCAtcttgctgatgaatctatTGATCATATTCTCACTGCCTGTCCCTTTGCCATGGAAGTCTGGGAGTTAATTGGGTCTTGGTGCAAGGTAAACCCGCTTCATGCTTTTCACGTTCATGACTTACATATATACCATTCATCATTCTCATGTGggagataaaaaaaatgga includes the following:
- the LOC122585459 gene encoding uncharacterized protein LOC122585459 gives rise to the protein MVCFCFLVDQTCQVRRCKPAAGLCSRCGGGASVADMKTATRFCHVPFYWKSWKAIMCTFCGAVLKSYH